The Candidatus Dependentiae bacterium genome includes a window with the following:
- a CDS encoding tryptophan-rich sensory protein produces the protein MEISYIIIPAFYIGVMIAGTWFSQKGMAWYRTLSVPNFTPPAWFFSLAWAILYILMIVSAILWWHSQQSWCQTTTIAALYVINAFINVQWSYLFFCRHLIGWSIINTIALEISIWALMYMLWPINPAAALVLVPYGTWVLFAMFINVLVWWRN, from the coding sequence GTGGAGATTTCATATATTATTATTCCCGCTTTTTATATTGGCGTAATGATTGCGGGAACATGGTTCTCTCAAAAAGGAATGGCTTGGTACCGAACACTTTCGGTACCAAATTTTACGCCGCCGGCCTGGTTTTTTTCTCTTGCATGGGCGATTCTTTATATTTTAATGATAGTATCTGCGATTTTATGGTGGCATAGCCAACAGTCTTGGTGCCAAACAACGACGATTGCTGCATTATATGTGATCAACGCATTTATTAATGTGCAGTGGAGTTATTTATTTTTCTGCCGGCATTTAATTGGTTGGTCTATTATCAATACGATCGCGCTTGAAATTTCGATTTGGGCGCTGATGTATATGCTTTGGCCAATAAATCCTGCAGCCGCCCTTGTGCTTGTTCCGTATGGCACATGGGTGCTTTTTGCAATGTTTATTAATGTATTAGTTTGGTGGCGCAATTAA
- a CDS encoding alpha/beta hydrolase, with protein MKRTTLLSLCILGTFAIESASDFKHERATYHTKKIDGLDIFYREAGNPEKPTIVLLHGFPTSSHMFRNLIPLLSKNFHLIAPDYPGYGNSSMPLVTNFNYTFDNLANIVNTLLESLNIKKYILYVMDYGAPVGYRIAVNHPERVQGLIVQNGNAYEEGLKGFWDPFRAYWKNKNNENAKPLLDLLTLKTTKFQYTEGVKNLALVSPDTWTVDQALLDRPGNKEIQLALFYDYGSNPSRYPSWQEYFRKYQPPTLIVWGKNDVIFPADGAHPYKRDLKDIEVHLLDTGHFALEEESTFIADSIIKFFGKRLKNKPRTKNANCN; from the coding sequence ATGAAGCGTACAACTCTCCTTTCATTATGTATTCTAGGCACATTCGCAATCGAATCTGCTAGTGACTTCAAGCATGAACGCGCTACCTATCATACTAAAAAAATTGATGGTCTTGATATTTTTTATAGAGAGGCGGGAAACCCAGAAAAACCAACTATTGTTTTACTCCACGGCTTTCCTACCTCTTCACATATGTTTAGAAATCTTATCCCCTTGCTGAGTAAAAATTTTCATCTGATAGCGCCCGACTATCCAGGTTATGGCAACAGCTCAATGCCGCTGGTCACCAATTTTAATTATACTTTTGATAACTTGGCCAACATTGTGAATACCCTTCTTGAAAGCCTGAATATAAAAAAATACATTTTATATGTGATGGATTATGGAGCGCCAGTCGGCTATCGCATAGCAGTCAACCATCCTGAACGGGTTCAAGGACTTATCGTTCAAAACGGAAACGCTTATGAGGAAGGACTCAAAGGTTTTTGGGACCCATTCAGAGCCTATTGGAAAAATAAGAACAATGAAAATGCTAAACCTCTATTAGATCTTCTAACGTTAAAAACGACCAAATTTCAATATACAGAAGGCGTGAAAAATCTGGCTCTAGTAAGCCCCGATACATGGACTGTCGACCAGGCTTTGCTTGATCGGCCAGGCAATAAAGAAATACAACTCGCGCTCTTCTACGATTACGGATCCAATCCGTCCCGCTATCCAAGCTGGCAAGAATATTTCAGAAAATATCAACCGCCTACTTTAATTGTCTGGGGTAAAAACGATGTTATTTTTCCCGCCGATGGTGCGCATCCGTATAAAAGGGATCTGAAAGATATTGAAGTTCACCTGCTTGATACAGGACATTTCGCCCTGGAAGAAGAATCGACTTTCATAGCAGATTCTATTATTAAATTTTTTGGTAAACGTCTCAAGAACAAACCCCGTACTAAAAACGCGAATTGCAATTAA
- the ychF gene encoding redox-regulated ATPase YchF: MKAGLVGLPNVGKSTLFNALTKSSVPAENYPFCTIEPHLAITEVPDDRTGKLKALYQSQSIIPATVSFVDIAGLVKGAASGEGLGNQFLSHIREVDLILHVLRCFTDPDIIYSGAELNPLEDYEIIMTELMLKDAETVQKREEKVLHLTKGAKNKPAELKELNLEQETLTKIKTALDALNIEGVRNALKEHPLNTISLLSAKNFLIIANVSEGELEDDGYKNNVHYKSLVASFGQNRVIPICAKLESELISLSDTEAQEMMGMLGVKERGLATIIQKTYEHLGLITFFTCGPKEIHSWPVKKGLTVRQASGEIHSDLERGFICAEVFNCADLFAAGSIAKLKEQGKMRTEGQDYLVRDGDIVLVKFNV; the protein is encoded by the coding sequence ATCAAAGCGGGCCTTGTTGGGCTTCCTAACGTTGGCAAATCCACCCTATTTAATGCGTTAACAAAATCATCAGTGCCTGCAGAAAATTATCCGTTTTGCACCATTGAACCGCACTTAGCGATTACGGAAGTACCCGATGATCGCACCGGAAAACTGAAAGCGCTCTATCAAAGCCAAAGTATTATCCCTGCAACGGTGAGCTTTGTTGATATTGCAGGCCTTGTTAAAGGCGCAGCATCAGGAGAAGGGCTCGGCAATCAATTTTTAAGCCACATTCGAGAAGTCGATCTCATTTTGCACGTACTTCGCTGCTTTACCGATCCTGATATCATTTATTCAGGCGCGGAGCTTAATCCTCTTGAAGATTACGAAATCATCATGACGGAACTTATGCTCAAAGATGCTGAAACAGTTCAAAAACGTGAAGAAAAAGTTTTGCACCTTACAAAAGGTGCAAAAAATAAACCGGCAGAACTAAAAGAACTGAACCTCGAGCAAGAAACACTCACAAAAATAAAAACCGCTCTTGATGCATTGAATATTGAAGGCGTCCGAAATGCTTTAAAAGAGCATCCACTTAACACTATTTCTCTTTTAAGCGCTAAAAACTTTCTTATTATCGCTAACGTTTCTGAAGGCGAGCTTGAAGATGATGGGTATAAAAATAACGTTCACTATAAATCGCTTGTCGCAAGCTTTGGGCAAAACCGCGTCATTCCTATTTGCGCTAAATTAGAATCTGAATTGATTAGCTTGAGCGATACGGAAGCACAAGAGATGATGGGCATGCTCGGCGTCAAAGAACGGGGCCTTGCGACTATTATTCAAAAAACGTATGAACACCTTGGCCTTATAACTTTCTTCACCTGTGGCCCAAAAGAGATTCATTCCTGGCCAGTAAAAAAAGGGCTGACCGTTCGGCAAGCATCTGGCGAAATTCACTCAGATCTTGAACGCGGCTTTATTTGCGCTGAAGTTTTTAATTGCGCCGATCTTTTTGCAGCCGGTAGCATTGCCAAGCTTAAAGAGCAAGGCAAAATGAGAACCGAAGGCCAAGATTATCTGGTTCGTGATGGCGACATTGTTTTAGTTAAATTCAACGTTTAA
- a CDS encoding Maf family protein, protein MNILYLGSNSSSRKKLLTEMAIPFQVVGHQADEEACGWELPLEKLVETIAIAKSEHVIIPQDADKQKPIFVLTADSLCCDARGKIHGKPESRDDAIAKIQALNGKGKVSTAFCLEKKVFEDNSWIAQERIIKVVTADYEFDLPDSWIDRYLHNVPFYMNISGGITIDGYGAQFLKLINGSYSTILGLPVFEVRQALEEIGYF, encoded by the coding sequence ATGAATATTCTTTATCTTGGTTCCAACTCTTCATCGCGCAAAAAATTATTAACAGAAATGGCAATCCCATTTCAAGTGGTCGGTCATCAAGCAGATGAAGAAGCGTGCGGATGGGAACTGCCGCTTGAAAAGTTGGTAGAGACTATTGCAATAGCAAAAAGTGAGCACGTGATCATTCCTCAGGATGCTGATAAACAGAAACCAATTTTTGTGCTTACAGCGGATTCTTTGTGCTGCGATGCTCGCGGTAAAATTCATGGCAAGCCAGAAAGCCGCGATGATGCTATTGCTAAGATTCAAGCACTGAATGGAAAAGGTAAAGTATCTACAGCGTTCTGTTTAGAGAAAAAAGTTTTTGAAGATAATTCGTGGATAGCTCAAGAACGAATTATAAAAGTGGTTACTGCCGATTATGAATTTGATTTGCCCGATTCTTGGATTGATCGCTATTTGCACAATGTTCCATTTTACATGAATATTTCTGGCGGCATAACAATCGATGGTTATGGTGCACAATTTTTAAAATTAATTAATGGTTCTTATTCTACCATACTAGGTTTGCCAGTATTTGAAGTTCGGCAAGCTTTAGAAGAGATTGGTTATTTTTAA
- a CDS encoding MerR family transcriptional regulator, with protein MKRAKGFFSISAVAKMFSVHQQTIRLYEKEGLICPKRSNGNTRLFSEEDVDKLEQVIYLTHELGINLAGVEMVLKLQKQIKKLQKEINKAFAATQTDLTAQSEEFKQQAKQRTQRLLELKKNKMHPAAPDPSFAPGSPISKEIKPLDLPEWEISYED; from the coding sequence ATGAAAAGGGCTAAAGGTTTTTTTTCGATATCGGCAGTAGCCAAAATGTTTTCTGTACATCAGCAAACAATACGTTTGTATGAAAAAGAAGGGCTCATTTGCCCTAAGCGTTCAAACGGCAATACGCGCCTCTTTTCAGAAGAAGATGTCGATAAACTCGAGCAAGTTATTTACTTAACGCACGAGTTGGGGATAAATCTTGCCGGCGTCGAAATGGTACTCAAGCTGCAAAAACAAATAAAGAAGTTACAAAAAGAAATTAATAAAGCATTTGCCGCTACCCAAACCGATCTCACAGCACAATCCGAAGAGTTTAAACAGCAAGCAAAACAACGCACACAGCGGTTACTGGAATTGAAGAAAAACAAGATGCACCCCGCAGCCCCAGATCCGTCATTTGCCCCAGGAAGCCCAATCTCAAAAGAGATTAAACCATTGGATCTTCCGGAGTGGGAAATCTCGTACGAAGATTAG
- a CDS encoding DMT family transporter: MFSIIFLYALCASSFTLCKAVLMYSKPFFFVGVRMIAAGLLLTGGWVFYHRKMPTIAREDRWKFSAIVLFHIYAAYVLDLWALQGLTSFKSSFFFNLSPFITALLSYYLFSERLTVKKWMGLTIGILGFLPELIQHIPQEELFGSVLFFSLPEVAMLGAVISSCYGWTIMRDLMQTNRYSPVEINGIGMLGGGALALLTSLIFEGWQPLPVSSWGPFIALTATIIVIVNGIFYNWYGSLLKTYTATFLSFAGFLCPLFAALFGVVFLHEQLTWTFFFSSAVVVVGLYLFYQEELREGFTRMKHRDAVPSVTP; this comes from the coding sequence ATGTTTTCAATAATCTTTCTTTACGCATTATGTGCAAGTAGTTTCACGTTATGTAAAGCTGTTTTAATGTATAGCAAGCCATTTTTTTTTGTTGGCGTGCGCATGATTGCTGCAGGATTATTGTTAACTGGTGGATGGGTTTTTTATCATCGAAAAATGCCAACTATTGCGCGTGAAGATCGTTGGAAATTTTCTGCGATTGTTCTTTTTCATATTTACGCCGCCTATGTTTTAGATTTATGGGCGCTCCAAGGGCTTACCTCATTTAAATCGTCGTTCTTCTTTAACCTTTCTCCCTTTATTACTGCGTTGCTTTCGTACTATTTATTTTCGGAACGTCTTACGGTTAAAAAGTGGATGGGGCTTACGATAGGAATTCTTGGTTTCTTGCCAGAACTTATTCAGCACATACCGCAAGAAGAACTTTTTGGTTCTGTTCTTTTCTTCTCGCTACCTGAAGTTGCGATGTTAGGTGCAGTTATCTCTTCGTGTTACGGATGGACTATCATGCGCGATTTAATGCAAACAAATCGTTATTCACCTGTTGAGATAAATGGAATTGGTATGCTAGGCGGCGGAGCACTTGCATTATTAACTTCGCTCATTTTTGAAGGATGGCAACCACTGCCGGTATCAAGCTGGGGCCCATTTATTGCGCTCACCGCAACAATTATCGTCATCGTGAATGGTATTTTTTATAACTGGTACGGATCGCTTTTAAAAACGTATACGGCGACATTTCTTTCTTTTGCAGGATTTCTCTGCCCGCTTTTTGCAGCACTTTTTGGCGTCGTGTTTTTGCATGAACAATTGACGTGGACGTTCTTCTTTTCGTCAGCAGTCGTCGTAGTCGGATTGTATCTTTTCTATCAAGAAGAGTTGCGCGAAGGTTTTACGCGCATGAAGCACAGAGACGCAGTGCCATCAGTTACGCCATAA